From Monomorium pharaonis isolate MP-MQ-018 chromosome 9, ASM1337386v2, whole genome shotgun sequence, the proteins below share one genomic window:
- the LOC118647460 gene encoding uncharacterized protein LOC118647460, with translation MTNILNIEDEPIFDDRIVKIENHTYNPFANTTFEYSDEIRIPIQQQDLYTLPSESFLYIEGKLTIKKPVAGSDVTLGNNCVAFMFDEIRYELNGVEIDRNRNVGITSALKNYITMSSDRIMIANNAGWEPWNSPNGYFNFCVPLNMLLGFCEDYRRVVINARHELILIRSRNDNNCLVGDPAREPEIELFKVQWRMPHVLLNEVNKLSMLRALESGRYLSMAFRSWDLYEFPLLQRTTKHSWAIKTATQLEKPRYVIFALQAGRKNVMLDDASRFDHCKLMNVKLYLNSECYPYDDMNLDFDRNRWAILYDTYTRFCKNYYGYNYLEPNQTVTNFRHKGPFVIIDCSRQNESIKSATVDVRLEFECKENVPASTTAYCLIIHDRVVQYNPLTNVVRKIT, from the coding sequence ATGACTAACATCTTAAACATCGAGGATGAGCCGATCTTTGACGATCGTATCGTTAAGATTGAAAATCACACGTACAATCCGTTCGCCAACACAACATTCGAATACAGCGATGAGATAAGAATACCTATACAACAGCAAgatttatacacgttaccGTCCGAAAGTTTTCTATACATCGAGGGAAAACTTACGATAAAAAAACCGGTTGCGGGATCTGATGTGACATTGGGGAATAATTGCGTCGCGTTCATGTTTGATGAGATTCGATATGAACTCAACGGTGTGGAGATTGATCGCAACAGAAACGTTGGAATAACCAGCGCGCTCaagaattatattactatGTCATCCGACAGAATTATGATTGCAAATAACGCTGGTTGGGAGCCGTGGAATTCTCCGAatggatactttaatttttgcgtacCGCTCAATATGCTACTAGGATTTTGCGAAGATTATAGACGCGTGGTGATTAACGCCCGTCATGAGTTGATCTTGATACGCTCGCGCAACGATAATAATTGTCTAGTTGGCGATCCGGCGAGAGAAcctgaaattgaattattcaaagtaCAGTGGCGAATGCCACACGTGCTGCTGAACGAGGTAAATAAACTGTCGATGCTGCGCGCTCTAGAAAGCGGGCGATACCTCAGCATGGCTTTTCGTTCGTGGGATCTGTACGAGTTTCCGCTATTACAACGCACAACTAAACATTCGTGGGCCATCAAGACCGCTACTCAGCTCGAGAAGCCGCGTTACGTCATCTTCGCTCTGCAGGCTGGTCGGAAGAATGTTATGCTCGATGACGCGAGCCGATTCGATCATTGCAAACTAATGAACGTAAAACTGTATCTAAACTCAGAATGTTATCCGTACGATGATATGAATCTGGATTTCGATAGAAACAGATGGGCAATTCTCTACGACACGTACACacgtttttgtaaaaattattatggataCAATTATCTCGAGCCGAATCAAACTGTCACAAATTTTCGACATAAAGGTCCGTTTGTGATTATCGATTGCTCTCGACAAAATGAATCGATAAAGAGCGCAACCGTGGACGTGCGCTTAGAGTTTGAATGCAAAGAGAACGTGCCTGCGAGTACCACCGCGTACTGTCTCATCATACACGATCGAGTGGTTCAGTACAACCCGTTGACCAATGTTGTGcgcaaaattacataa
- the LOC118647334 gene encoding uncharacterized protein LOC118647334, with product MNYYVPIQQNEACNKPTLSQLRYTPHILGRRFALTTTAYKYLDIGISVGSMSYVEMILGNNKGSQIILPYTTWKAFIERRADIERLVRSTLPSSRLVICDLVIEIVKIRDENIVKLTLLNTSLYMKPLTILFLYELEHCAEYVYNQLHQKTYSVSDKYKHFVSLLRQNYITTKHDAVKLLNERYDKTCIIDCELMTYGVNNILYDALCNN from the exons atgaactattacgttccgatccAGCAAAATGAAGCGTGCAataaacc aacatTATCGCAGCTGCGCTATACTCCACATATCTTGGGGAGGAGATTTGCCTTGACTACCACAGCCTACAAATACTTGGACATCGGAATCAGTGTGGGGTCCATGTCATATGTGGAGATGATTCTTGGCAACAACAAGGGCAGCCAAATAATTTTACCATATACAACATGGAAAGCATTCATCGAGAGACGTGCGGACATTGAACGACTCGTGCGGTCAACTTTGCCATCTTCAAGACTTGTAATTTGCGATTTAGTAatagaaatagtaaaaatacgtgatgagaatattgtaaaattaacgcTGCTTAATACCagtttatatatgaaaccgttaacgatattatttttatatgaactcGAACACTGTGCTGAGTATGTATATAACCAGTTGCATCAAAAAACATATAGTGTAAGCGATAAGTATAAGCATTTTGTAAGTCTTTTACgccaaaattatattactactAAGCACGATGCTGTAAAGCTATTAAATGAAAGATATGATAAAACTTGTATCATAGATTGCGAACTGATGACCTATGgcgtgaataatattttatatgatgctttgtgtaataattaa